A window of Amia ocellicauda isolate fAmiCal2 chromosome 20, fAmiCal2.hap1, whole genome shotgun sequence genomic DNA:
ggaagaggatgcAGGGCCTGAACACGGCCTTCGACCGCCTGCGCACCGTGGTCCCCCAGTGGGGTGAGGACAAGAAGCTGTCCAAGTACGAGACGCTGCAGATGGCTCTCAGCTACATCATGGCCCTCAACCGCATCCTGACCGACGCCCAGCGCCAGAACGCCAGCCAGGGGCCGTGGCTGGACCTGCACATCGAGCACTTCCAGCCGGAGAACTACCACTCCTACCTGGGCCAGAGCTCTCCAGGTAACGAGGAGTACGGTCACTTTGCGTTTCCGTACCAGTGCGACGGCTTCCAGATCACAAACTGAAGTCCACTGATCATCAGAAAATAGTTTTTTAGTGATTcatgtgattgattgactgTTAGAGGAGAAGCTTTGTTTGATTTATGCagacattttattatgttaatCTGAGAAATtagtaaatacatttgtattattttctgtttaaatcTTTTTGGATTGATCCACATGGATTTGGCCAAGTTATGGTCTTTTTCAGGTGTTATttcattgttgttaaattacttacacatttaaaaaatgaatgcaagtactgtagcattttgttttcttattttgctttaattgaagtatttatGTGAGCAATCCTGCAACCTAAAACTGTAAAATGGTAAAAGTACAGTTTAAATGGTTGTATTGCAAAGTGTATTATGTAATTGTATATAATTATGTCATTAGATTTTATTTGTTAGAATTAGTACCATAATACTCAACCATTAGGTATAAATGTGCCTAGAAAATAAACTTGCATGATGAATACTATACTTATAAGCACTCATTAAGAACCAATGGATTGGCCTTACCAGACAGtagttatttttatatacaattgTAGTGCTGCTTTGTTTGTATTGTGACATTTTGTAAATAGTTATTAGGTACAAGATGCCTTCtgttttaaattactttgtGGAGCTAGATGTCGGTACCTTGAACTTTGTAAGTTTTAAAATAGGTACAAATTCTGTAAATGTGTATACTATTGAAGAATTTAGTTTTTATGTTGCATCACAGCAATGCAGCAGAAAGGGGTTAGTTTTTTAATTGCAATTCTTAtttttagaatgtatttttatattacatttgccTAGCATCTGTCTGAATAAAAATGATTTGTAACACATTAATTGCAttcctgtgtgtttgtctcaaTAATGTGCAGTGATTCtaattcatatacattttatcTCTTATAATTATTTGTCTTAATAGATTAATTGCTATCCTGTGAaaattattgaaaaaataaacatttatattttaaatgttttcaaaactATATGAAACTTATCttaatttttaatattaattcaattcaaaatCCAAAGAGGACCAAAACATCTTATCATGCTTTTCATTGAAAACTAAGATTTTATTTAAGGATGtgtttaatcatttatttagatATTATATTTGTCTCTACTTTTTTCAGACTAGAAAAGTGTGTCTTTATACACATTTAACTCGCCACACACCAGTAAGTAATTAAAGAAACATTGCCAGTTTGACCTACTTAGTCTGTTTGGACTCTGACTGCCGAAGTCATAACAAATTACAATCACATCACAAAAGGATTCAGCTGACAAAATTAAAATCGCCCCTTGCAATTAATGTCTAATTGTGCCGTCTTAAGTTTGTTATCCTTAATTACTCTAAGGATCATTGACCCCTGTGACCCTTTTAACCTTTGCGACCTGGTTTGAAGAGAACATCCCTTCCCCCCCGAGAGCTTCCAGTAGCCTTTTGAGGTTTGCATTTAAGAGGCTGGGTAAATTCAATTTGCAACAAACAATGCTCTGGATGGACCG
This region includes:
- the LOC136715740 gene encoding transcription factor ATOH7-like, encoding MKSCESSCADSGSDSDSKCSDKMENTVRRRMAANARERKRMQGLNTAFDRLRTVVPQWGEDKKLSKYETLQMALSYIMALNRILTDAQRQNASQGPWLDLHIEHFQPENYHSYLGQSSPGNEEYGHFAFPYQCDGFQITN